The segment ttctcaattttctatgAATCTGATTTCTTACAAACTTTGTCAACTTCCCCATACATTGTGCATAACATCCTTCAATAATATTCAGGGAACATTTGGTGGCAGTTGTGGGATCTTCTTTATTTCTGTCATTGCTCGTGATCTTCATCAATTTTAGGCATTTCAGGTCTTTTCCGCCATTCCCAAAGTCTGGTCGATCGGGCTAATCATTCCCCAGGATGGCTGTGAATTTTGTGCCTCTTGAGCGTATAGTTATCCCTAAAGGCTGTGTTGCAGATGTTGCATCGGATTTTCTTGTGCTGCAGATGGACGGAGGAGATGTGCCTCTGGAGGCTGCACTTCTGTGTGAAACTCTTGTTGCAGTCCTCACAGTCATATAAGCTGGTCCTTGTGTGGGTATACTCATGTTTAACCACATCACTCAGATTCTTACTCCTGTACGTGCATCCTGCAAATCTGCAGCAGTTCTTCTTCTTCGAAATGACGACCACAGCACTACCTGGCGGGTTTGGAGGTTCTATTCGAGCGTTAGATGTAGTTTTGCTGTCCTCAGAGGTGTCACGATGAGATCTCAGGGGAGCTTCTATATCATTCAGAAGGAGATCTACTGGCTTCTTTTTCACCTTCCTTATTCGCGTAATCCGCACGGGTTCTGTCGCAGCTTCTGGCTTTGGTGGTGTGAGAGATCTTTTGGTATCACTAAATGCCTCAGGGGGCTCCAAGACAATCTCATGAATCCCATCAACGTCCTCAGTTAAACGAATATTAATCCAATCCTCCTCCGGTTCATCCGTTTGACTTGTATCCGTGTCATCTGGTATTATACTCTCCGGATGATCTTCATATACACGATATACGAGTTTTTCCAGATCTTCCTTCTTGCATGATTCCTTTGCCAGGCAATTAAGGCAGCTGAATTCCTCGCCGTTGATTTTAATCTCACTGAATGTCTTCTGCCGAAAGTCCACCAGCATATTTATCACGAAATCCTCTCCAAAACGGAGCAAGAGATTTGTACACTCATCAGATTCACTCTCAGACATTCTTCCTGAACTTCCTCCTGATTTCCCTGACCTGACATAAACAGTGACGTCACTATGCTGTGTTTACGTTTAAGAGTGAGGGCGCTGCTGATTTTTTGGTGTTGTTTTGATCTCccggaaaaaggaaaaatcagcTTGAAAAGGGTTCTCTGTCCTGCTAAAAATATTCCCAATCTATCCCTGAGTCATGGCTCTTGTGTGTGCTAGTAAGTATTTTTCCGGGAATTCTGTAAATCCTTTGTAAATTACTTAAATGGTGTGGTGGACAAAAGTGAGGTTATAATGTGAATTACTTTTTTGCAGTAACAAATGAAGTTCCGGATCAACCGGTCATTTCGCCCCATTCAGGGGCAATTTTTGAGCGAAGAATCATTGAGAAGTACATCGTGGAGAATGGATGTGACCCCATTAATGGGAAGGAGCTCAAAGTGGAGGAGTTAATCGAGATCAAGACACCGCCCATTGTACGACCCAAGCCGCCGAGTGCAACCAGCATTCCGGCTACATTGAAAACAATGCAGGATGAATGGGATTCCCTGATGCTGCATACATTCACGCAGCGGCAGCAACTTCAGACAGCACGGCAGGAGTTGAGTCATGCTCTTTATCAGCACGACGCCGCTTGTCGTGTCATTGCGCGTCTCAATAAGGAAGTGACGGCGGCTCGAGAGGCTCTGGCAACACTTAAGCCCCAGGCAGGAATCAACATTACAGCTGGAGTGCCACAGCCATCAATTGGTGCCGAAGCTGCGGGGATTGCCACGCAGCCGGTGGAGCAAGTGGGCATGAGTGCAGAGACAATTCAGAAGCTACAGGAGAAGGCAACTGTGCTCACACAGGAGCGTAAGAAACGTGGACGATCCGTTCCGGAGGAACTCATTGGCCAAGATACCATTCGCAGCTTCCACACATTGGCCTCGCATCCGGGTTTGCATTCAGCCAGTGTGCCAGGCATCCTCTCGCTGGATATTAGTGTGTCTGACCACAATAAAATCATCACGGGTGGAAATGACAAGAATGCCGCTGTATTCAATAAGGACACCGAGCAGGTGATTGCTATCCTCAAGGGGCACACGAAGAAGGTATCACGCGTGATTTATCACCCAGAGGAGGACTTTGTAATCACTGCATCTCCGGACACGACAATTCGCATCTGGAATGTTCCCACATCCCAGACAACTCTACTCCTTCGTTGTCACGATCAACCCGTAACTGGACTCTCACTTCATCCCACAAGCGACTACGTCCTGTCCACATCATCTGACAAGCATTGGGCATTTTCGGACATTCGCACCGGGAGACTCCTCACGAAGGTCATGGATACATCCGAAGTGGGTCTCACTACGGCTCAATTCCATCCTGATGGGCTCATCTTCGGCACAGGCACGGAGGATTCACAAGTGAAGATTTGGGATTTGAAGGAGCAGAGCAATGTTGCCAATTTCCCCGGACACACAGGTCCCATCTCTGCCATCTCTTTCTCCGAGAATGGCTACTATCTGGCCACATCAGCTGATGATTCGTGCGTTAAATTATGGGATTTGCGCAAGTTGAAGAACTTCAAGACTATTCAGCTCGAGGATGGGCAGGAGGTGAAGGATCTCTGCTTCGACCAAAGTGGTACCTATTTGGCCGTGGCGGGTACAGACATCAGAATTTATCTCTGCAAGCAATGGCAAGAGTTGAAGGTGTTCCAGGATCACACTGCAATGGCAACTGGTGTAAGATTTGGCAAGCACGCTCAGTACTTGGCATCCACCAGCATGGATCGTACCCTAAAGCTCTACGGATTTGAATAGAGTGTCCCCCTTCACCACCAACACACgatgattataaaaaaaaaaatttaaaagaaaaaacgaattcaaaaattaaaggtaacgtattttacatttttaaattatcttctttttaccttttagaattttcaatgtaGAATCTTCAATGCGAAAAATTcctgaataaatatttgggattgtcaattttctttgcaatttagaTAGAAGTTCTTTGGCAGttgtttatgaatttttagttacaaaagatttatttcagGACAAGGCTCTGGATATTTTAGAATTGAGCCGGATTGCAAGAATTTTCTACCTTGAATTTCTATAAATTCCAGTTTTGAgacaattgaaaaatttcttcagattcttatctaaaaaaaattacgagaataaagtaattttaaattaattaattaattttgtactaAAGCCCTTCAGGTTGTGACGGTATAAACAACGTATTGTAGCGCCtgactcactatccagcgaatattaacctgctcatagagtgagtacccttagattggcggtaactgtaacggctgcccACCCTTTGGAGACGGTCTTCTGCCCCAGGTTATAAGCCCTCAAATATGCGAGAGAGAATACGAGAATTCACAAGAGaatgtaggagagcactgagagagtaattatATGAGAGTAGTAGAGAGATATGATGAGAGTAGAGTTAGTCGgagctcagccttgtgcgggGATGGCTGTGCGTGCGAAGTGCTCTGTAGATTAACGTGAGGCGAGGGTGGAGGTTACTGGGGGAGTTGACCAGAGCCTCCTTGGGGCGCCCCCCTATGCAGGGAGCCACAGTATAGTCATAGAACGCTTTTACCTGAATTTATCAGCCAATCAGACACTTCTTCTGAAcacaaaattcttatttttcattttacattttaataagAGGCGTTAAAAGCTGTAAAATCAATCTTAAatgttgttgaaattttaaaacaaattcctgaagtttcaaaaattttttggccTCAGAATAGGGCCCAATAATgcattttccttgttttttaaactttaaccCTTTGGTGTCCACATGatacattgaaacatgcgctcttctcatcacgatatttattctgtggatgctTTCAGAGGACGTTTCTAagttaaggggggtctcttgggaaaattgttagaatttacataatttttaatgatgtaAATttcggggtttttcttaaacatggttttccgatgtaggttacatttgaagcgtaattattgaaatgtaagaaaatcgCTTTTCGCcgtcttaggtgcgacgccatcttgtgattttctgacttttccatagaactgccctaaaacacaaaggtaggtttttctcaggatctgctggatggattttgatggggtaaaaagcaaatgaaagaggaaataccaatgcagattttgatgtagcggaattttgaatttccattctggagctgagaaaagtggaaaaacgtcaaaaatatctga is part of the Lutzomyia longipalpis isolate SR_M1_2022 chromosome 3, ASM2433408v1 genome and harbors:
- the LOC129793060 gene encoding pre-mRNA-processing factor 19; amino-acid sequence: MALVCAITNEVPDQPVISPHSGAIFERRIIEKYIVENGCDPINGKELKVEELIEIKTPPIVRPKPPSATSIPATLKTMQDEWDSLMLHTFTQRQQLQTARQELSHALYQHDAACRVIARLNKEVTAAREALATLKPQAGINITAGVPQPSIGAEAAGIATQPVEQVGMSAETIQKLQEKATVLTQERKKRGRSVPEELIGQDTIRSFHTLASHPGLHSASVPGILSLDISVSDHNKIITGGNDKNAAVFNKDTEQVIAILKGHTKKVSRVIYHPEEDFVITASPDTTIRIWNVPTSQTTLLLRCHDQPVTGLSLHPTSDYVLSTSSDKHWAFSDIRTGRLLTKVMDTSEVGLTTAQFHPDGLIFGTGTEDSQVKIWDLKEQSNVANFPGHTGPISAISFSENGYYLATSADDSCVKLWDLRKLKNFKTIQLEDGQEVKDLCFDQSGTYLAVAGTDIRIYLCKQWQELKVFQDHTAMATGVRFGKHAQYLASTSMDRTLKLYGFE